AACTTGTTTTTTCAGGATTGTTTTTATCCTACAAGTATTTAATTTCAACGCAGGATGGGAATAAGTGTAATTTCTATCCAACCTGCTCAGAATATGGAATGATGAGCGTGAAAAAACATTTCTTTGTGCTTGGGTTGTTGGATACTTTTGACAGGCTTACACGCTGCAATGGCAACCACGATGCCTATGAATATGATGAAGAAAATGATTGCTATATAGATTTACCTTGAGAATTATATATATACTTTCTTTCTTTTTTTGTGTGAATATCATTTCTGCACAAAATATATTTGATGAAACTAATTCACGCAGGTATGCCGACCATTTGCAACAGGTATATGATTATAAAAAAGCAACCGCAGAATACCTAACTTGTTTAAAAACCAAACCCCAGAATGATACCTTAAAAGAATTAATTGCTGCCAATTATCTGCGTTTGAAAAAATATAGACAAGGTATAAGCTTGTGCAAAACAATTACACCGCAATATTTTTCAAAGAATACCAGTTTGCTTTTTTTGAACCATTGCCGTTATGCAAGCCAATACCAGCAGGCCGATTCGTTTATGAGAAACAAATATGCAAAGAACGATTCTTTACTATTAGTATGGGGAATGGAATATAAATGTAATGAACTGGATTATTCCCATTATTATAAATGGTTAAAGAAGAACGAACAGGTATATAGTAATTTATCGGCCACCGAAAATTATTATGAATCTTTAATGAAGACACGCCCTAAAAGTCCCTTAAAAGCGGCATTGATGTCAACGATTATTCCAGGTTGGGGGAAAATATATACGAAACAAAAGCATGATGGTATTGTGGCATTTATAACAGTAGGCACTTTGGCATTTCAAGCATATCGAGGATTTCACTTACAAGGGGTGAAAAGTGCTTATGGGTGGATATATGGTGCTGTAGGTGCTGGCATGTACTTGGGAAATATATATGGTTCATGGAAATCGGCCAAGAAATATAATTCGGGCCAAAAAATATATTATAAGAAAAAAGTTGAAATGCTTTCTTTTAATCTGCTTTAGTTGTTTTGCTATTATGGCAAAAGGACAAACTGCTGAGGAAACTTATGCTGCAGGGTGGGAGTATGTATTAAAACAACAAACAGATACTGGTCTTTCTTTAATTGACCGTGCCGTATTTTTCAAACCCGATTTATT
The DNA window shown above is from Bacteroidota bacterium and carries:
- the yidD gene encoding membrane protein insertion efficiency factor YidD, which translates into the protein MANRKLVFIFLMFFLSAKLYGQDTRKMAMVNDKLQKEKLAKVKYASAKKNKNPVQLVFSGLFLSYKYLISTQDGNKCNFYPTCSEYGMMSVKKHFFVLGLLDTFDRLTRCNGNHDAYEYDEENDCYIDLP